ATACATTATTTCCATCACCAACAAATACAAGTTTAATTCCACTTAGTTTTCCTTTATATTCTTTTATTGTTAAAAGATCTGCAAATGCCTGGCATGGATGCTCAAGATCTGTAAGACCACTAATAATAGGAATAGTAGAATATTCTGCTAGTTTTTCTACATCATCATGATTTTTAGCACGTATCATGATACAATCAAGAAATCTTGAAAGTACTCGTGCTGTATCTTCTATTGGTTCTCCACGATTTAATTGTAAATCCTTACTTGAAAGGTACAATGGTGTTCCACCAAGTTGATGCATTCCTACTTCAAATGATACACGTGTTCTTGTTGATGATTTTTCAAATATCATTCCAAGGTATTTGTCTTCTAATGGTTTTCCTGTTATTTTTCCTGATTTAAGATCTTCAGCAATACTAAGTATAGTATCTACTTGATCTTCTACATCAGACATTGATAATAAATCTTTCATTGTAAATTACTTCCCCTTTTTTTTTATTAAATTATTTTATAGATAAAAAAAAATTGTTTTCCTTTTATATAGAAAAAAAATGAATTACAAAAAAAATAATTCTTTTTTCTTTTAATAAATAGATAATACATATATTTATCATACTTAATTATAAAATCTATCTACAATTTAAATAAAAAAATTAATACAAAAAATATACAATATTAATACAAAAAAAGGAGATACATATCTTAAAATTCTAAGATGATAAAAAAAAAGATATAATCCATAACATAACAACCCATTTTTATATTCTTTTTTTATTAAAATTAACACACCATAAAATAGAATTTTAATAATTTTCCCATAATATTATCTAATTTAAACTCACCAACGGGAGGGGGGGGGGGAATTTTATTTTAATATACTTCAATTACTTGATACATTATTTATAAGTTAAATATCTTTATATAACTTTTTTAATTAATATTTTGAGTAACTATTCATTCTATGTTTAGTTTTAATTAAATTTTCTTGAATTTTATCATGTTTTTTTTAGAAATAATAAAATTGAAAAAAGAAAACTTAATTATGTATTTTTTAATTATTTTTGGAGGAAAATGATTTTTTATGAATAAGAATAGTAAGTTTTTATTCGTAGGACTAACACTACTACTTCTTTGTATATCAATAGGAGCAATCTCAGCAACTGATATAAACGATACAACAACAAGTATATCAGATAACACAGTTGATAATACTCAAGATATGATAAGTAGTAAAATTGTAAAAACATCACAAGATGTTAAAACTACAAATAAAAACCCAACTAAAAAAACAAAACAAGCAGATAAACAAACCAAAAAAGAAGGAGAAACACTAATACAAACAGTAAAAGACTATAACGAACTAAAAGATGCATGGAACTACATTCAAACAAGTGGAGATAACATAACACAATACACAATAAACGTCAAAAATGGAGAATACAAATTTGAAGATGAAATAAAATCAGAAGCAACAACAGATACAAGATACATTACATTAAATGGTGAAAACATAAGCCAAACAATATTTGATGGATCAAACACTACAAGACTCTTTAACCTAAACAACACAAAACAAGTAATAAAATTTAACAATATCACATTTAAAAACGGACACAGCACTGAAGGTGGAGCAATAAGAGCTAATTCAACAACCATACTTAACAACACACAATTTATAAACAACAATGTATTTAACACTAATGCTAGTGCAAATGGTGGAGCAATAAAAATAAATTATAATACCCAAATTTACAATTCAAAATTCATAAATAATACTGCTACTTCTACAGCAGGATATGCTTGTGGTGGAGCTATTTATACTGGTCAAAATACAACAATTTATAACTGTGATTTCATAAATAACAGCGTAATGGACTTAGAACCAATTTCTTATTATAGCTCAGGAAAAGGAGGAGCAATATATTCATATGGTAGTTCAACTAAAACAACCTTTAATATTACATTTTGTGAATTTAGAAATAATAAAGCAAATTCAACTCTTCCATCATCTAGTAAAGGTGCTGGAGGAGCTATAAGTGACACAGCTTATGGTGCTTTAAATATTAATAATTGTAATTTCTTTAATAATTCTGCAAATTTTGCAGGAGCAATAAACTTTGATAATGCAGCAGGTTGGAATAAAAAGAATCCTGATCTTATAGGTTGTGTATTTGCAAATAATACAGCAGTTACAAGAGAACCTAATATCATGAAATCTTTTTCTTCTACAACAAAACTTAATATTGGTTCAGTTCTTTTTATGGACAATTCAGACACATCAATTATTGATACTTTAGTAAATGGTAAAAAATTACCAGTAATTAATCAAAAAACAAAAAATTTAACAATCTTTTGTTTAAGTAATACAAATGATTACTTTGGACCTCTTACTAACATGGGACGAGGACAATCATTACAATTAAAATCATCAAGCAACCTTATTAATACAACAGGTTTAATATTTACTCCTGAAAATGAATATACAGTTACAGTAGATATTAGTAAACTTCCAGCAAACCATGAAAACATAACATTATATGTTGAAAACGTAGAAGCTGTAAAAATAGTATGGGACTACACAAATGTAGAATTTAAAAATATCACAGCAAAACCAGGAGATACAATAACACTAAGTTCAACATTTAAAACATCAGAAAATAAATATATACCAAATGGAAAAGTAGCATTTAAAATAAATGGAAAAACAATAG
Above is a genomic segment from Methanosphaera cuniculi containing:
- the argF gene encoding ornithine carbamoyltransferase; this translates as MKDLLSMSDVEDQVDTILSIAEDLKSGKITGKPLEDKYLGMIFEKSSTRTRVSFEVGMHQLGGTPLYLSSKDLQLNRGEPIEDTARVLSRFLDCIMIRAKNHDDVEKLAEYSTIPIISGLTDLEHPCQAFADLLTIKEYKGKLSGIKLVFVGDGNNVCNSLLLASAYTGMNMTVACPPGYEPDSAIYKMALKAAKKSGSKIEIEHDVYKAVENADVLYTDVWVSMGDEEEQAERELIFKPYQINAELLSQANDDAIVMHCLPAIRGQEITEDVMVSSQSAIWDEAENRLHAQKAILYYLLNED